A genomic window from Ideonella sp. WA131b includes:
- a CDS encoding N-acetylmuramic acid 6-phosphate etherase, with the protein MTNTESLAGAHPELDSYDALRLVRALAADHQGAVDAVLGAASTVARAVEDALPRLGRGGRLIYAGAGTSGRLALLDAVELGPTFSWPAERRLACMAGGAAAFHDAVENAEDNCEAGENDMRALSISTNDVAILVAASGRTPYALGALAQARGAGALTVGLANNADTPLLRDADIAICLPTGPEVVAGSTRLKAGTAQKIALNTLSTALMVRLRKTHGHLMVDLQVTNAKLRERAVVLVSTLVGCDPAVARQTLARCEWRVKAAVLVLRRGLGPEASQALLDACGGWLRQALDAPLQAPVHQAPSGAPR; encoded by the coding sequence ATGACCAATACAGAAAGCCTTGCTGGTGCCCACCCGGAACTCGACTCGTACGACGCGCTCCGGCTCGTGCGTGCTCTAGCCGCCGATCATCAAGGCGCCGTTGATGCGGTCCTGGGCGCCGCATCCACCGTCGCCCGTGCCGTGGAAGATGCGCTGCCGCGACTGGGTCGTGGTGGCCGCCTGATCTATGCCGGGGCTGGGACTTCAGGACGCTTGGCGCTTCTCGACGCCGTCGAACTCGGGCCCACGTTCTCATGGCCAGCCGAGCGCAGATTGGCATGCATGGCTGGCGGCGCGGCGGCGTTCCACGACGCGGTCGAGAACGCCGAGGACAACTGCGAGGCTGGGGAGAACGACATGCGCGCGCTGTCGATCAGCACCAACGACGTCGCGATCTTGGTGGCGGCGTCAGGCCGTACACCCTACGCCTTGGGCGCACTGGCTCAGGCGCGCGGGGCTGGCGCTCTGACCGTTGGTCTGGCCAACAACGCCGACACGCCGCTGCTTCGCGACGCCGACATTGCCATTTGCCTGCCTACTGGGCCGGAAGTCGTGGCCGGTAGCACGCGTCTGAAGGCGGGTACCGCTCAAAAGATCGCCCTCAACACGCTGTCTACAGCGCTCATGGTGCGCCTGCGCAAGACGCATGGGCACTTGATGGTGGACCTGCAGGTCACCAATGCCAAGTTGCGCGAGCGCGCCGTCGTGCTGGTGAGCACCCTTGTGGGCTGCGATCCAGCCGTCGCTCGCCAGACGCTGGCCCGCTGTGAATGGCGCGTGAAGGCAGCGGTGCTCGTTCTGCGTCGCGGCCTCGGGCCCGAAGCCTCGCAAGCTCTGCTCGACGCCTGTGGCGGCTGGCTTCGGCAGGCGCTCGATGCGCCTCTGCAAGCCCCTGTGCATCAAGCACCGAGCGGGGCGCCCAGGTGA